In Euzebya rosea, a single window of DNA contains:
- a CDS encoding cupredoxin domain-containing protein — MRRMFVVFLLLLVVACGSSDGADEPSPAGGDDPAAAGEGEVTLSIVDFAFGDVGPVPAGSTVRVVNGDDATHTWTAADGTFDSGRIDAGGEFSTTVDVPGEYAFVCSIHPSMTGTLVVTE; from the coding sequence ATGCGTCGGATGTTCGTGGTGTTCCTCCTCCTGCTGGTCGTCGCGTGTGGCTCCTCCGATGGGGCCGACGAGCCCAGCCCTGCTGGCGGTGACGACCCGGCGGCCGCCGGGGAGGGGGAGGTGACCCTGTCGATCGTCGACTTCGCCTTCGGTGACGTGGGCCCCGTGCCCGCCGGCAGCACGGTCCGGGTGGTCAACGGCGACGACGCGACCCACACGTGGACCGCAGCCGACGGCACGTTCGACTCGGGCCGGATCGATGCTGGCGGGGAGTTCTCGACCACGGTCGACGTGCCCGGCGAGTACGCGTTCGTGTGCAGCATCCACCCGTCGATGACCGGCACCCTCGTCGTCACCGAATGA
- a CDS encoding LPXTG cell wall anchor domain-containing protein: MKKFLFTALAVALLVPAVPGGAQLPVGSTPTPTPTPTPTATTAATTSTTPQQIYAGRTSTRGLAVTIAGQGLRAGVTTTNVASDTTDTCTGLACATAAGAAEPFGETATSTTPGGEPTASVEIANLDAFAGALDGVIGAATATTTSGPTADGTANGLTVDVTLTQSVVSQLPAELTGGLNDGLGQIADALQPLADGDPTGIIGGVTDQLTTLLDDLAAGPLLRIQGGQSTSNSTFDDGTVSSTAATEGAIIVLLPTPESTPLLPEGLAVIEVGRSTATASADGTNPATADASASIAKITLLPGILDALPDIDPGEAEGLPLEDLLDLLPEEITDLLPEPITGLLGGGGSEEPTATPTATTSEEGGPTGTPIDDILPRSMYMQADEDSGGFVINLETGTETTCILEDTPLETCITLGGTSQTFSEDNLGVGVLAAGADISLLRADGQGQVEVSLARSEAGAAAGFTQVTPPTPTPTPTPQTGLPSTGGGTSFLVPALMLMGIGGTALFGLRRRRG; this comes from the coding sequence ATGAAGAAGTTCTTGTTCACAGCGCTGGCAGTGGCGCTGCTGGTCCCCGCCGTTCCAGGCGGAGCCCAGCTTCCGGTCGGGTCGACCCCGACCCCCACCCCGACGCCGACACCAACGGCAACGACCGCGGCCACGACCTCCACGACGCCCCAGCAGATCTACGCCGGTCGCACCTCGACCCGCGGCCTCGCCGTGACCATCGCCGGGCAGGGCCTGCGCGCGGGCGTGACGACCACCAACGTGGCGTCCGACACCACCGACACCTGCACCGGGCTGGCCTGCGCCACCGCTGCCGGTGCAGCGGAGCCCTTCGGTGAGACCGCAACGTCGACCACCCCCGGTGGCGAGCCCACCGCGTCGGTGGAGATCGCCAACCTCGACGCCTTCGCCGGCGCCCTGGACGGCGTGATCGGTGCGGCCACGGCCACGACCACCAGCGGTCCGACGGCCGACGGCACCGCCAACGGCCTGACCGTCGACGTCACCCTGACCCAGTCCGTGGTCAGCCAGCTCCCGGCCGAGCTGACCGGGGGCCTCAACGACGGCCTCGGCCAGATCGCCGACGCCCTGCAGCCCCTCGCCGACGGCGACCCGACCGGCATCATCGGCGGCGTCACCGACCAGCTGACCACGCTGCTGGACGACCTGGCGGCCGGCCCGCTGCTGCGCATACAGGGCGGGCAGTCGACCTCCAACTCGACCTTCGACGACGGCACGGTCAGCTCCACCGCGGCCACCGAGGGTGCGATCATCGTCCTCCTGCCGACGCCGGAGTCCACCCCGCTGCTGCCCGAGGGCCTCGCGGTCATCGAGGTCGGTCGCTCCACGGCCACCGCATCGGCTGACGGGACCAACCCGGCGACCGCCGACGCATCGGCGTCGATCGCCAAGATCACCCTGCTGCCCGGCATCCTCGACGCGCTGCCGGACATCGACCCGGGCGAGGCCGAGGGCCTGCCGCTGGAGGACCTCCTGGACCTCCTGCCGGAGGAGATCACCGACCTTCTGCCCGAGCCCATCACCGGCCTGCTGGGCGGCGGCGGCTCCGAGGAGCCCACCGCGACCCCGACGGCCACCACCTCCGAGGAGGGCGGTCCGACGGGTACGCCGATCGACGACATCCTCCCCCGGTCGATGTACATGCAGGCCGACGAGGACTCCGGCGGCTTCGTGATCAACCTGGAGACCGGCACGGAGACCACCTGCATCCTCGAGGACACTCCCCTCGAGACCTGCATCACCCTGGGCGGCACCAGCCAGACCTTCAGCGAGGACAACCTCGGTGTCGGCGTTCTGGCCGCCGGTGCCGACATCTCCCTGCTCCGCGCTGACGGGCAGGGCCAGGTCGAGGTCTCGCTGGCCCGTTCCGAGGCCGGTGCGGCTGCCGGGTTCACCCAGGTGACCCCGCCGACCCCCACCCCCACCCCGACCCCGCAGACCGGACTGCCCTCCACGGGCGGTGGCACCAGCTTCCTCGTGCCGGCCCTGATGCTCATGGGCATCGGTGGCACCGCGCTGTTCGGCCTCCGTCGCCGACGGGGCTGA
- a CDS encoding PP2C family protein-serine/threonine phosphatase: MDAILLGRDHTDVGVVEVLTPADDVAIGITRGPHPKRYEYVDPNEDVVAMVRDAGVTAFVVADGHNGHEGSHALVDGLLRALPDPLPPRLDRRPAVMAFHAANEHMRAVRRQLTGANRGTRSTMVLALIAAGDDGAATVEATGVGDSAVIVVRDGVATQVTRDRHRFLGDRLSAPEVAGSVDHSVTELVDGDLVVVASDGLTNFATLDAIGPTVAGLAPEAAVRALVDLAGEGGAGDNIALAVLAHTARGH; this comes from the coding sequence ATGGACGCCATCCTGCTGGGCCGCGACCACACCGATGTCGGTGTGGTGGAGGTCCTGACGCCGGCCGACGACGTGGCGATCGGGATCACCCGCGGTCCCCACCCCAAGCGCTACGAGTACGTCGACCCCAACGAGGACGTGGTGGCCATGGTGCGCGACGCCGGGGTGACGGCGTTCGTCGTCGCCGACGGCCACAACGGCCACGAGGGCAGCCATGCGCTCGTGGACGGGCTGCTCCGCGCGCTGCCCGACCCGCTGCCCCCACGCCTGGACAGGCGTCCTGCGGTCATGGCGTTCCACGCAGCCAACGAACACATGCGGGCCGTCCGACGCCAGCTGACCGGTGCCAACCGCGGCACACGGTCCACGATGGTGCTGGCGCTGATCGCCGCCGGGGACGACGGCGCTGCGACGGTGGAGGCCACCGGGGTCGGGGACTCCGCCGTCATCGTCGTCCGGGACGGCGTGGCCACCCAGGTCACACGCGACCGCCACCGCTTCCTCGGCGACCGGCTGAGCGCCCCGGAGGTCGCGGGCTCCGTCGACCACTCCGTCACCGAGCTCGTCGACGGCGACCTCGTCGTCGTGGCGAGCGACGGCCTGACCAACTTCGCCACGCTCGACGCCATCGGCCCGACGGTGGCCGGCCTCGCACCCGAGGCGGCCGTGCGTGCGCTCGTCGACCTTGCGGGGGAGGGGGGTGCGGGGGACAACATCGCGCTCGCCGTCCTCGCCCACACCGCTCGAGGACACTGA
- a CDS encoding DUF1269 domain-containing protein has protein sequence MSYDPTENIPAGAAGGSAPATVDPDGSPTAATPSAGLADGPATLSPAEVDENRADDIASGNGCVVALRFRDPLMAQEALLAAIRLRTKGRLGLQDAAIVAKEFGGRVRIQQTKDLDTIQGASSGLWLGVLAGLFVPGGVLIGGALGAAVGGLWAKLRDIGISDKRMKELGDELPEGEVALFMLVDDAHRYHALAELRRFPATLFYSTLGAADRASVTESLASGIVDEGF, from the coding sequence ATGAGCTACGACCCCACCGAGAACATCCCCGCGGGCGCTGCCGGTGGCAGCGCCCCTGCCACCGTCGACCCCGACGGCTCCCCCACCGCGGCCACGCCGTCGGCCGGACTGGCCGACGGCCCGGCGACCCTGTCCCCCGCCGAGGTCGACGAGAACCGCGCCGACGACATCGCCTCCGGCAACGGCTGCGTGGTCGCCCTCCGGTTCCGCGACCCGCTGATGGCGCAAGAGGCCCTGCTGGCCGCCATCCGGCTGCGCACCAAGGGACGGCTCGGCCTGCAGGACGCCGCCATCGTCGCCAAGGAGTTCGGCGGCAGGGTCCGCATCCAGCAGACCAAGGACCTGGACACGATCCAGGGTGCCTCCAGCGGCCTGTGGCTCGGCGTGCTGGCTGGCCTGTTCGTGCCCGGTGGTGTGCTGATCGGCGGTGCCCTCGGGGCAGCCGTCGGTGGCCTGTGGGCCAAGCTGCGCGACATCGGCATCTCCGACAAGCGGATGAAGGAGCTCGGCGACGAGCTGCCGGAGGGCGAGGTCGCCCTGTTCATGCTGGTCGACGACGCCCACCGCTACCACGCGCTGGCCGAGCTGCGACGCTTCCCGGCGACGCTGTTCTACTCCACGCTGGGTGCGGCGGACCGTGCGTCGGTGACCGAGTCCCTTGCGTCGGGGATCGTGGACGAGGGCTTCTAG
- a CDS encoding class I SAM-dependent DNA methyltransferase — translation MYDRDLAEFHDAHAGELAREGALTMVGHLRAAGWTRGTVADLGCGGGIAARVLVDAGFDVVAVDPSAAMLAMTRDRVPEATTVEATMASVELPDRLVGIVALGEALAYDLTIDLDEVLEAFHAALRPGGVVLLDVPGPGRHGEDEESTLVQDGGTVFLSVRTTSERFRTTRRITLFTRNGRGGSYRRHDETHELRLYPAQDVRTGLARAGFVAVRPVERYGSCAIEFGEHWPAFVAARP, via the coding sequence ATGTACGACCGCGACCTCGCCGAGTTCCACGACGCCCACGCCGGCGAGCTGGCCCGCGAGGGGGCGTTGACCATGGTCGGCCACCTGCGGGCCGCCGGGTGGACGAGGGGCACGGTCGCCGACCTCGGGTGCGGCGGCGGCATCGCGGCGCGCGTGCTGGTCGACGCCGGCTTCGACGTGGTGGCCGTCGACCCCTCAGCCGCCATGCTGGCCATGACCCGTGACCGGGTGCCGGAGGCGACGACGGTCGAGGCGACCATGGCGTCGGTCGAGCTGCCCGACCGGCTGGTCGGCATCGTGGCGCTGGGAGAGGCCCTGGCCTACGACCTGACCATCGACCTGGACGAGGTACTGGAGGCCTTCCACGCGGCGCTGCGGCCCGGCGGGGTGGTGCTGCTGGACGTGCCCGGTCCCGGCCGGCACGGCGAGGACGAGGAGTCCACGCTGGTCCAGGACGGCGGCACCGTGTTCCTGTCGGTGCGGACGACGTCGGAGCGGTTCCGCACCACCCGACGGATCACCCTGTTCACGCGGAACGGTCGCGGCGGCAGCTACCGACGGCACGACGAGACCCACGAACTGCGGCTGTACCCGGCCCAGGACGTGCGCACCGGCCTCGCCCGTGCAGGGTTCGTCGCGGTCCGGCCGGTGGAGCGGTACGGCAGCTGTGCGATCGAGTTCGGCGAACACTGGCCCGCGTTCGTCGCCGCTCGCCCGTAG
- a CDS encoding oxidoreductase: MGPLDQHPIGSGFRAKSTAAEVIAGIDLSGHEAVVTGGYSGIGLETVRALVGAGAHVTVPARRPDVARDALEAFGDDVDVVAMDLADLASVRRFTEDWTTPDRPLHLLIANAGIMACPEGRVGPGWEMQLGVNHLGHMALYLGLEPALLTAEGARVVALSSIGHRIGGIQWDDPHFTTTTYDKWRAYGQAKTANALFAMAVDARGADRGIRAFSVHPGGIFTPLQRHLPLEEMVALGWKNADGTIPDAVKRGFKTPEEGAATTIWAATAPKLAGLGGLYCEDVDVAQLAGSVSPPHQHVRPWACDPDAAERLWALSEGWLAEA, encoded by the coding sequence ATGGGGCCACTGGACCAGCACCCGATCGGATCGGGCTTCCGCGCCAAGTCCACGGCGGCCGAGGTGATCGCGGGCATCGACCTCTCCGGCCACGAGGCCGTGGTCACGGGCGGCTACTCCGGTATCGGCCTGGAGACCGTGCGGGCCCTCGTCGGCGCCGGCGCCCACGTGACCGTCCCTGCCCGCCGACCCGACGTCGCCCGTGACGCGCTGGAGGCGTTCGGTGACGACGTCGACGTGGTGGCCATGGACCTGGCCGACCTCGCCAGCGTGCGACGGTTCACCGAGGACTGGACGACCCCCGACCGCCCCCTGCACCTCCTGATCGCCAACGCGGGGATCATGGCGTGCCCCGAGGGGCGGGTGGGCCCCGGCTGGGAGATGCAGCTGGGCGTCAACCACCTGGGCCACATGGCCCTCTACCTCGGCCTCGAACCGGCGCTGCTCACCGCCGAGGGCGCCCGCGTGGTCGCGCTGTCCTCCATCGGCCATCGCATCGGTGGGATCCAGTGGGACGACCCGCACTTCACCACGACCACCTACGACAAGTGGCGGGCCTACGGGCAGGCCAAGACGGCCAACGCGCTGTTCGCCATGGCCGTCGACGCCCGCGGCGCCGACCGCGGCATCCGGGCGTTCTCGGTGCACCCGGGCGGCATCTTCACCCCCCTCCAGCGCCACCTTCCCCTCGAGGAGATGGTCGCGCTCGGCTGGAAGAACGCCGACGGCACCATCCCCGACGCGGTCAAGCGGGGCTTCAAGACGCCGGAGGAGGGCGCGGCGACGACGATCTGGGCGGCCACGGCACCGAAGCTGGCGGGCCTGGGTGGGCTGTACTGCGAGGACGTCGACGTCGCCCAGCTGGCCGGCTCGGTCAGCCCACCCCACCAGCACGTCCGGCCGTGGGCCTGCGACCCCGACGCCGCCGAGCGGCTGTGGGCCCTCAGCGAGGGATGGCTGGCCGAGGCCTAG
- a CDS encoding SRPBCC family protein, with product MREVSRNGHVDATPEAIWPDLVDGQRFAEWYAFCDEVEEPAPGTRVLLGSWGSQRSAVTTEIVAAEQPTRFAWRHVAEELDGRPAPSVAIETTVEVVLEPSADGGTDVTITSRQRPRGAVQAIALKLLARRQLGGMLDQSLDMLAARHDGRATPSDGDAEG from the coding sequence GTGCGCGAGGTGAGCAGGAACGGGCACGTCGACGCGACCCCCGAGGCCATCTGGCCCGACCTCGTCGACGGCCAGCGGTTCGCGGAGTGGTACGCCTTCTGTGACGAGGTGGAGGAGCCCGCACCCGGTACCCGGGTCCTGCTGGGATCCTGGGGGTCCCAGCGGTCGGCGGTGACCACCGAGATCGTGGCGGCCGAGCAGCCGACCAGGTTCGCGTGGCGCCACGTCGCGGAGGAGCTCGACGGGCGTCCGGCACCGTCCGTGGCCATCGAGACCACCGTCGAGGTCGTCCTCGAGCCGTCGGCCGACGGCGGGACCGACGTCACCATCACCTCGCGGCAGCGACCGAGGGGGGCGGTGCAGGCCATCGCGCTGAAGCTGCTGGCCCGCCGACAGCTCGGCGGGATGCTCGACCAGTCCCTCGACATGCTGGCGGCCCGCCACGACGGACGGGCCACCCCCTCCGACGGGGACGCCGAGGGCTAG
- a CDS encoding 3'(2'),5'-bisphosphate nucleotidase CysQ, which translates to MATPTDHAQARRIATDAGELLVRMRDAHPDPVSRRQALKDAGDAGSQAFIAAQLRDCFPDDAVLSEEAVDTDVRLSADRVWIIDPVDGTREFGEPPRDDWAVHVALWERGQELTAGAVALPAMGLTLGTDDPPVLPAAVDGPPRIVVSRTRPPVQAEQVRAALEGELLPMGSAGAKAMAVVRGVADAYVHAGGQYEWDSAAPAVVALAAGLHVSRLDGSPMAYNRADPYLPDLIICRPELAQRALDALAGS; encoded by the coding sequence ATGGCCACCCCGACCGACCACGCCCAGGCGCGGCGCATCGCCACCGACGCCGGCGAGCTGCTGGTGCGCATGCGCGACGCCCATCCCGACCCGGTGTCGCGACGACAGGCCCTGAAGGACGCCGGTGACGCCGGATCGCAGGCCTTCATCGCGGCCCAGCTGCGCGACTGCTTCCCCGACGACGCCGTGCTGAGCGAGGAGGCCGTCGACACCGACGTCCGGCTGTCGGCGGACCGGGTGTGGATCATCGATCCCGTCGACGGCACGCGTGAGTTCGGCGAACCACCGCGCGACGACTGGGCGGTGCACGTCGCGCTCTGGGAACGCGGACAGGAGCTGACCGCCGGTGCGGTCGCCCTGCCCGCCATGGGGCTGACCCTCGGCACGGACGATCCGCCGGTGCTGCCCGCGGCGGTGGACGGCCCGCCGCGCATCGTGGTCAGCCGCACCCGCCCGCCCGTGCAGGCCGAGCAGGTCCGCGCTGCGCTCGAGGGCGAGCTGCTGCCGATGGGCAGCGCCGGGGCCAAGGCGATGGCCGTCGTCCGCGGCGTCGCCGACGCCTACGTGCACGCCGGCGGGCAGTACGAGTGGGACAGCGCCGCGCCGGCCGTCGTGGCCCTGGCGGCCGGATTGCACGTCTCGCGCCTCGACGGCAGCCCGATGGCCTACAACCGGGCCGATCCCTACCTTCCCGACCTGATCATCTGCCGCCCGGAGCTGGCCCAGCGGGCGCTGGACGCGCTCGCCGGCTCGTGA
- a CDS encoding ABC1 kinase family protein, protein MARSPDDDPKAPSPALGSRASRAGDLAKFSANAGVGMVAARLRQMAGNDDAADAFHGRTAQQAAELLGSMKGLAMKMGQIASFVDVDLPEEVRDTYRDQLAALQAAAPAMDTAVIAEVIEEQYGAPPEAVFASWAPEPIASASIGQVHRATLPDGTEVITKVQYPGIAEAIEHDLDNAEVLAPLVKVVSPNLQVKPLMTELRDRMRDELDYQREAQYQHAFAQRYDGHPFVRIPAVHADWCRPRVLVADYVRGASFETMLQTATEEDRQRYAEAIYRFSFGSLHRFRLFNGDPHPGNYLFPGDGTVVFVDFGAVKAFSSETRSLIRRQLAPLWEQDPAALMDVFDEAGFFPGSRPDPERLMEWFRLFNRPIIDHDPFTYTAEFAREVITATSDPRGGYLDMIRKLNLPPDYLVLNRIQWGVNSILAMLGARNRWRSISEEFWFGAPPATPMGEEERPFIDASPYLA, encoded by the coding sequence ATGGCACGTTCCCCCGACGACGACCCGAAGGCCCCCTCCCCTGCCCTTGGCAGCCGGGCAAGCCGTGCGGGAGACCTGGCGAAGTTCTCCGCCAACGCCGGCGTCGGCATGGTGGCCGCGCGCCTGCGACAGATGGCCGGCAACGACGATGCTGCCGACGCTTTCCACGGCCGCACCGCCCAGCAGGCCGCCGAGCTGCTCGGCTCGATGAAGGGGCTGGCCATGAAGATGGGGCAGATCGCCTCCTTCGTCGACGTCGACCTGCCCGAGGAGGTGCGCGACACCTACCGCGACCAGCTCGCTGCGCTCCAGGCGGCCGCCCCCGCCATGGACACGGCCGTGATCGCGGAGGTCATCGAGGAGCAGTACGGCGCCCCGCCGGAGGCGGTCTTCGCCAGCTGGGCCCCCGAGCCGATCGCCAGCGCGTCCATCGGCCAGGTCCACCGGGCGACCCTGCCCGACGGCACCGAGGTGATCACCAAGGTCCAGTACCCGGGGATCGCCGAGGCCATCGAGCACGACCTGGACAACGCCGAGGTGCTGGCCCCCCTCGTCAAGGTCGTCAGCCCCAACCTGCAGGTCAAGCCGTTGATGACGGAGCTGCGCGACCGGATGCGCGACGAGCTGGACTACCAGCGGGAGGCCCAGTACCAGCACGCGTTCGCCCAGCGATACGACGGCCATCCGTTCGTCCGCATCCCCGCGGTGCACGCCGACTGGTGCCGCCCCCGCGTCCTCGTCGCCGACTACGTCCGCGGCGCGTCGTTCGAGACGATGCTCCAGACCGCGACCGAGGAGGACAGGCAGCGCTACGCCGAGGCCATCTACCGGTTCTCCTTCGGGTCGCTGCACCGCTTCCGCCTGTTCAACGGCGACCCCCACCCGGGCAACTACCTGTTCCCGGGTGACGGCACGGTGGTGTTCGTGGACTTCGGAGCGGTCAAGGCGTTCAGCTCCGAGACCCGTTCGTTGATCCGCCGTCAGCTCGCGCCGCTGTGGGAGCAGGACCCCGCCGCGCTGATGGACGTCTTCGACGAGGCCGGCTTCTTCCCCGGCAGCCGGCCGGACCCCGAACGGCTGATGGAGTGGTTCCGCCTGTTCAACCGCCCGATCATCGACCACGACCCGTTCACCTACACCGCCGAGTTCGCCCGAGAGGTCATCACCGCGACGTCGGACCCCCGCGGCGGGTACCTCGACATGATCCGCAAGCTGAACCTGCCGCCGGACTACCTGGTGCTCAACCGGATCCAGTGGGGCGTGAACTCCATCCTGGCCATGCTGGGGGCGAGGAACCGGTGGCGATCGATCTCCGAGGAGTTCTGGTTCGGCGCGCCGCCGGCGACACCGATGGGCGAGGAGGAACGGCCGTTCATCGACGCGTCGCCGTACCTCGCATGA